One segment of Fusarium oxysporum f. sp. lycopersici 4287 chromosome 7, whole genome shotgun sequence DNA contains the following:
- a CDS encoding hypothetical protein (At least one base has a quality score < 10) has translation MTRLILSTANVMLAGPSIIRKPGNSRSNLELVNSLRDNIAEAQRDYAIDAQETNGFTNGDTPKGKHTAVDLWTEQEGDALYVPRINWNAAGLQEEPSQYEITVKFFVLPGMSVAAREQHVKEALDLVRRELGIQTIDLLIVSFPGISFEGNCEWEADKTNAQQGNLEEELATWKVFEGLHKQGLVKRLAVAEFGSEKLGAFIKRASVRPVIDQINLRNCCDVPPPLKKLAEEEGVELHVHNDCIDILPHGTLRELLSHGPNGAGLLADPDNSGAGLTGEIVPEWVVRYTAFVQDRGVIENKGYFAGAELVTP, from the exons ATGACGAGACTTATTCTATCTACTGC CAATGTCATGTTGGCAGGCCCCTCCATTATCCGTAAACCCGGCAACAGCAGATCCAACCTCGAACTCGTCAATTCTCTGCGTGACAACATCGCCGAAGCTCAGCGCGATTATGCGATCGATGCGCAAGAAACGAACGGCTTCACGAACGGCGACACGCCCAAAGGCAAGCACACAGCCGTCGACCTCTGGACTGAACAAGAAGGCGATGCGCTATACGTTCCTCGCATTAATTGGAACGCCGCGGGCCTCCAAGAGGAACCCAGTCAGTATGAGATCACTGTCAAGTTTTTTGTTCTCCCGGGTATGTCAGTAGCTGCTCGGGAACAACATGTCAAAGAGGCTCTGGACTTGGTCCGGAGAGAACTCGGCATTCAGACCATCGACCTCCTGATTGTATCTTTTCCTGGCATTTCGTTCGAAGGAAACTGCGAATGGGAGGCGGACAAGACCAATGCCCAACAGGGGAACCTTGAAGAGGAGCTTGCGACTTGGAAGGTGTTCGAGGGCCTGCACAAGCAAGGCCTCGTGAAGCGTCTTGCTGTGGCCGAGTTTGGTAGCGAGAAACTTGGCGCTTTCATTAAGCGTGCGAGTGTCCGGCCCGTCATAGACCAGATCAACCTGCGAAACTGCTGCGATGTTCCACCTCCGCTGAAAAAGCTagccgaggaagaaggcgTGGAATTGCATGTTCACAACGACTGTATCGATATTCTTCCTCACGGCACTCTTCGAGAACTTCTTAGCCACGGGCCGAACGGCGCAGGTCTCCTTGCCGATCCCGATAACAGCGGTGCGGGTTTGACAGGAGAGATTGTCCCGGAATGGGTAGTGCGATACACGGCATTCGTACAGGATCGAGGCGTCATAGAGAACAAGGGATATTTTGCTGGAGCGGAGCTGGTGACACCATA
- a CDS encoding AP-1 complex subunit sigma-1, translated as MAIQYLILLSRQGKVRLAKWFTTLSPKDKAKIVKDVSQLVLARRTRMCNFLEYKDTKIVYRRYASLFFIAGCSSEDNELITLEIIHRYVEQMDKYYGNVCELDIIFSFTKAYYILDEILLAGELQETSKKNVLRCIGQQDSLEDMEVEDEVTKIM; from the exons ATGGCCATTCA ATATCTCATTCTCCTATCCCGTCAGGGCAAAGTG CGTCTTGCCAAATGGTTCACAACACTCTCCCCCAAGGATAAGGCCAAGATCGTCAAGGATGTATCTCAGCTTGTGCTCGCTCGAAGAACACGCATGTGCAACTTTCTAGAATATAAGG ATACAAAGATTGTCTATCGCCGATATGCAtcgctcttcttcatcgccggATGCTCCTCCGAAGATAACGAGCTGATCACCCTCGAAATCATCCACCGATATGTCGAACAGATGGACAAGTACTACGGCAACGTTTGCGAGCTCgacatcatcttctctttcacCAAGGCATACTATATCCTCGACGAAATCCTCCTCGCCGGCGAGCTGCAGGAAACGAGCAAAAAGAATGTTCTTCGCTGCATCGGCCAGCAGGACTCCCTTGAAGATATGGAG GTCGAGGACGAAGTTACAAAGATCATGTAA
- a CDS encoding hypothetical protein (At least one base has a quality score < 10) has product MANFDWHAERTDLSDLALLDRAPESEGIDLKAVRLYRLDRTRSQMVKYGLDAAIISDPVNIRYVTGTRNMQVFTARNPPTRYLLLTATRSIMFEFAGCLHLAQGYETVDEVRTAKSVTFTSSGPKIHDKERKWAQEMADLVESLIGKRNATLGLERMNANVAITLKELGLNIVDAQQAIEMARTIKSPEEVKCIVASLRATEVAVGKLRDAVSPGLTENQLWSVMHKSVIEQNGDYVETRLLGAGPRTNPWFQESASYVIQKNDLVALDTDVVGCHGYYSDFSRTFHAGPDPPTEEQKELYRTALAQVNHNMSILRPGLTFREYADLAWDIPEQYWANRYFVSAHGCGLTGEYPYLYHRGDFPDAGYDGAIEPGMVLCVESYIGKEGGTQGVKLEQQVLITETGIQVLSKFPFEEAMLK; this is encoded by the coding sequence ATGGCAAACTTTGATTGGCACGCTGAGAGAACTGATCTGTCAGATCTGGCTCTCCTGGATCGAGCCCCTGAGAGTGAGGGGATAGATCTCAAGGCAGTTCGTCTATATCGTCTTGATCGTACACGAAGCCAGATGGTCAAATATGGCCTCGACGCTGCCATCATCAGTGATCCCGTCAACATTCGTTATGTGACTGGTACTCGGAACATGCAAGTCTTCACAGCACGGAACCCTCCCACGCGGTATCTTCTCCTCACGGCAACTCGATCCATCATGTTTGAGTTTGCGGGCTGCCTTCACTTGGCTCAAGGCTACGAGACTGTCGATGAAGTCCGCACAGCAAAGTCTGTCACGTTTACGAGCAGCGGCCCCAAGATTCACGATAAGGAGAGGAAATGGGCACAAGAGATGGCTGATTTGGTTGAGAGTCTTATTGGAAAACGGAATGCGACACTTGGTCTGGAGCGTATGAATGCAAACGTTGCTATCACCCTCAAGGAACTCGGCCTCAACATTGTGGATGCTCAACAAGCCATAGAGATGGCAAGGACTATCAAATCGCCTGAGGAGGTCAAATGCATTGTCGCATCTCTTCGCGCAACAGAGGTCGCTGTGGGCAAACTCCGCGATGCAGTCTCACCAGGTCTTACGGAGAACCAACTCTGGTCAGTCATGCACAAATCTGTAATTGAGCAGAACGGAGACTATGTCGAGACTCGACTCCTCGGCGCTGGACCACGAACAAACCCTTGGTTCCAGGAGTCAGCAAGTTATGTCATCCAGAAGAACGACCTCGTGGCTTTAGACACAGACGTAGTCGGTTGCCATGGATACTACTCTGACTTCTCACGAACGTTTCACGCTGGCCCAGATCCTCCTACCGAGGAGCAAAAAGAGCTGTACAGGACTGCACTTGCACAGGTTAATCACAACATGAGCATCCTCAGGCCGGGCTTGACCTTTCGCGAGTATGCAGATCTCGCGTGGGATATTCCCGAGCAGTATTGGGCCAACCGGTATTTTGTCTCGGCCCATGGCTGTGGGCTTACGGGGGAGTATCCGTATTTGTATCATCGAGGAGATTTCCCAGATGCTGGTTATGATGGTGCTATCGAGCCGGGTATGGTACTTTGCGTGGAGAGTTATATTGGCAAGGAGGGTGGTACACAGGGTGTCAAGCTGGAGCAACAAGTCCTAATCACCGAGACAGGGATTCAGGTTTTGTCAAAGTTCCCCTTTGAGGAGGCTATGCTGAAGTGA
- a CDS encoding HAT1-interacting factor 1 has translation MSEATEQTAPVVDETAKAIEEPQVSSEKPTEERPAEETATPSVDTLGPSDAQKAADQAESTTITPLIGTPSVGTPNTDYLIANDQDPNSKKVTIADLSAKGSALYAHKNYEEAAEVFSRASVLQAEVNGETSPDNAEILFHYGRSLFRVGQSKSDVLGGPAASEKKKSAESKSKKPAQTEAQKVTQEGVGIVAEQKEGEKKTEDMKGDKKPLFQFTGDENFDESDEEEAEGEDEEGEEDDDLATAFEILDLARVCFMKKLELLEQEESETSGKGKEAAEGDSPTVRHVKERLADTHDALAEISLENERYPNAIEDGRTSLKYKLELYPEESEIIAEAHFKLSLALEFASVTTAGDDGANSKREEMDQGLRDEAVKEMELAIKSSKLKLQNKEVELATMASPEDNELARKSIQEMKEVIGDMEQRLVELRNDPIDAKDILGADAGPIGGILGAALGESAAETKARVDEAKKTATDLSGLVRKKNKDESAEEPEAARVPEAETNGKRKAEDPAEDTETKKAKVEA, from the exons ATGTCTGAAGCTACAGAGCAGACTGCGCCTGTCGTGGACGAGACGGCCAAGGCCATCGAAGAGCCCCAAGTTTCCTCTGAGAAACCGACTGAGGAGAGGCCAGCCGAAGAGACTGCGACCCCATCCGTTGATACTCTCGGTCCCTCTGATGCCCAGAAAGCTGCCGACCAAGCAGAGTCCACTACCATCACCCCCCTCATCGGCACCCCCAGCGTTGGCACCCCCAACACCGACTACCTCATCGCGAACGATCAAGATCCCAACTCTAAGAAGGTTACCATTGCCGACTTGTCAGCAAAGGGATCTGCCCTGTATGCCCACAAGAACTACGAGGAGGCCGCCGAGGTCTTCTCACGTGCCAGTGTTCTTCAAGCCGAAGTCAACGGCGAGACGTCACCTGATAATGCCGAGATCCTTTTCCACTATGGTCGCAGCTTGTTCAGAGTTGGCCAAAGCAAGAGTGATGTCCTAGGAGGTCCTGCTGCttccgagaagaagaagagcgcaGAGAGCAAGTCCAAGAAGCCTGCGCAGACTGAGGCACAGAAGGTGACGCAAGAAGGTGTCGGGATTGTTGCCGAGCAgaaagagggagagaagaagaccgagGACATGAAGGGAGATAAGAAGCCCCTGTTCCAGTTTACTGGTGAcgagaactttgatgagtcggacgaggaagag GCCGAgggcgaagatgaagaaggggaagaagatgatgacctGGCCACTGCTTTTGAGATCCTCGACCTTGCCCGAGTCTGCTTCATGAAGAAACTCGAGCTTCTCGAACAGGAGGAATCCGAAACCAGCGGCAAAGGCAAGGAGGCTGCAGAGGGCGATTCGCCTACCGTCCGGCACGTGAAGGAGCGTCTTGCAGACACTCACGATGCCCTCGCTGAGATTTCTCTCGAGAATGAACG ATACCCCAATGCCATTGAAGACGGCAGAACCTCGCTCAAATATAAGCTGGAGCTGTACCCTGAGGAGTCGGAGATCATCGCTGAAGCCCACTTCAAGCTTTCGCTGGCGCTGGAATTTGCTTCTGTGACAACTGCCGGTGACGATGGCGCAAATTCCAAGCGAGAGGAGATGGACCAAGGTCTGCGAGATGAAGCCGTCAAGGAAATGGAGCTCGCCATCAAGAGCTCAAAGCTCAAGCTTCAGAATAAGGAAGTTGAGCTGGCCACTATGGCCTCCCCCGAGGATAACGAGCTAGCGCGCAAATCCATccaggagatgaaggaagTCATTGGGGACATGGAGCAGCGA CTCGTCGAACTGCGCAATGACCCCATTGACGCCAAGGACATTCTGGGTGCTGATGCTGGACCCATCGGTGGCATTCTTGGAGCTGCCCTTGGCGAGTCTGCTGCCGAGACCAAGGCCCGTGTTGATGAGGCTAAAAAGACAGCAACTGATCTTAGTGGACTTGTCcgcaagaagaacaaagacGAATCTGCCGAGGAACCTGAAGCTGCACGCGTGCCTGAAGCGGAGACTAACGGCAAGCGAAAGGCAGAAGACCCTGCTGAAGATaccgagaccaagaaggccaaggtgGAAGCTTAG
- a CDS encoding HAT1-interacting factor 1 yields the protein MSEATEQTAPVVDETAKAIEEPQVSSEKPTEERPAEETATPSVDTLGPSDAQKAADQAESTTITPLIGTPSVGTPNTDYLIANDQDPNSKKVTIADLSAKGSALYAHKNYEEAAEVFSRASVLQAEVNGETSPDNAEILFHYGRSLFRVGQSKSDVLGGPAASEKKKSAESKSKKPAQTEAQKVTQEGVGIVAEQKEGEKKTEDMKGDKKPLFQFTGDENFDESDEEEAEGEDEEGEEDDDLATAFEILDLARVCFMKKLELLEQEESETSGKGKEAAEGDSPTVRHVKERLADTHDALAEISLENERYAQAPTVFQLCPNHNIHTDTPMPLKTAEPRSNISWSCTLRSRRSSLKPTSSFRWRWNLLL from the exons ATGTCTGAAGCTACAGAGCAGACTGCGCCTGTCGTGGACGAGACGGCCAAGGCCATCGAAGAGCCCCAAGTTTCCTCTGAGAAACCGACTGAGGAGAGGCCAGCCGAAGAGACTGCGACCCCATCCGTTGATACTCTCGGTCCCTCTGATGCCCAGAAAGCTGCCGACCAAGCAGAGTCCACTACCATCACCCCCCTCATCGGCACCCCCAGCGTTGGCACCCCCAACACCGACTACCTCATCGCGAACGATCAAGATCCCAACTCTAAGAAGGTTACCATTGCCGACTTGTCAGCAAAGGGATCTGCCCTGTATGCCCACAAGAACTACGAGGAGGCCGCCGAGGTCTTCTCACGTGCCAGTGTTCTTCAAGCCGAAGTCAACGGCGAGACGTCACCTGATAATGCCGAGATCCTTTTCCACTATGGTCGCAGCTTGTTCAGAGTTGGCCAAAGCAAGAGTGATGTCCTAGGAGGTCCTGCTGCttccgagaagaagaagagcgcaGAGAGCAAGTCCAAGAAGCCTGCGCAGACTGAGGCACAGAAGGTGACGCAAGAAGGTGTCGGGATTGTTGCCGAGCAgaaagagggagagaagaagaccgagGACATGAAGGGAGATAAGAAGCCCCTGTTCCAGTTTACTGGTGAcgagaactttgatgagtcggacgaggaagag GCCGAgggcgaagatgaagaaggggaagaagatgatgacctGGCCACTGCTTTTGAGATCCTCGACCTTGCCCGAGTCTGCTTCATGAAGAAACTCGAGCTTCTCGAACAGGAGGAATCCGAAACCAGCGGCAAAGGCAAGGAGGCTGCAGAGGGCGATTCGCCTACCGTCCGGCACGTGAAGGAGCGTCTTGCAGACACTCACGATGCCCTCGCTGAGATTTCTCTCGAGAATGAACGGTACGCGCAAGCCCCTACGGTTTTTCAGCTTTGTCCTAACCACAACATTCATACAGATACCCCAATGCCATTGAAGACGGCAGAACCTCGCTCAAATATAAGCTGGAGCTGTACCCTGAGGAGTCGGAGATCATCGCTGAAGCCCACTTCAAGCTTTCGCTGGCGCTGGAATTTGCTTCTGTGA
- a CDS encoding 3-dehydroquinate dehydratase I, translated as MAAVQSILAETLPGPTPSIALNGATEPTTMHIDRPSSSPVMVNESTFGSTPAKGDSRIVVIVYGPGQEHIVSVFAEVLGTPCRTRNGFEEVSSEDSGFVVGVAANEAKGDVAARNRNLVVAINTHCVNLGMPPDTQLSTHCDYEFLYTESPFFRRDLARFISFTLGQINYHEALMAKPRTYFISTTFPDVHAALPNIDILTVGADAVEIRVDLLREPLGDGSYSEVPSLSYVGEQVMLLRQRTELPIIFTTRCVRENGRFPMDKPELYYEYLYRAIQWGVEYIDVELWLPEEIRKKLHEQRGNSRIMSAFHDFSGNFRWPSAYAQEVFQRSIPYADIIKMIAIINEHNENFELEYFRSKMRAEYPNAPPFSAVNMGEVGQFSRTLNPVFTPITHPLLPLIAAPGQLSAAEINAALSLLGQLPRKRIYGINSSSSRNATPQAPFYEKCINELGLPHQFAVVERHPNNPRSLETWCNQKHFGGAYLNPGLPHNALTKISPFFAGLNGGNGPILTEAARVIGVVDTIVVQSGTSSRSSSPGSMPSSPRQRQSDSVDLGSQSGLGSSTSLVFDNAGWKGILSTLTRDLAPSAYFGRSAVVMASSSDDAAPVFFAMRALKISKIYTVGFRTPSNLARNAPPIEPFISLESLQRARSVEDDSAPFVIVSALGSEKSHLVGMLLRAFGGVGPKGTTNTKKVFLDLADGAVRKSSDPGLIAERNGFAAYGADDVAAFTTVESLRLLVGQNVPYSFVRLASGSHRYGV; from the coding sequence ATGGCCGCCGTTCAATCGATATTAGCGGAAACCCTTCCCGGACCGACGCCCTCAATTGCCTTGAATGGCGCCACCGAACCAACCACTATGCACATCGACCGGCCGAGTTCGAGTCCAGTAATGGTCAACGAGAGCACGTTCGGAAGCACACCAGCAAAGGGAGACTCTAGAATCGTCGTCATTGTGTATGgaccaggccaagaacacATCGTCTCGGTCTTCGCAGAGGTGCTGGGTACGCCATGCAGAACACGGAATGGGTTCGAGGAGGTTTCGTCTGAGGATTCTGGTTTCGTTGTAGGAGTCGCAGCAAACGAAGCGAAAGGAGACGTTGCTGCGCGCAATCGTAATCTCGTTGTTGCAATAAATACTCACTGTGTGAATCTAGGGATGCCTCCCGACACCCAACTTTCCACCCATTGCGACTACGAATTCCTCTATACCGAATCCCCGTTCTTCCGTCGCGACCTGGCTAGATTTATCTCATTTACTTTGGGTCAGATCAACTACCACGAAGCTCTCATGGCAAAGCCAAGAACCTATTTCATCTCCACCACCTTCCCGGATGTCCACGCCGCTCTGCCTAATATCGATATCCTAACTGTTGGCGCTGATGCGGTTGAGATCAGAGTTGATTTACTTAGAGAACCCCTTGGCGATGGTAGCTATTCGGAAGTTCCCAGTCTCAGCTATGTTGGAGAACAGGTCATGCTCCTCCGCCAGCGGACAGAGCTTCCCATTATCTTCACGACACGGTGTGTAAGAGAGAATGGAAGGTTCCCCATGGACAAACCCGAACTGTACTACGAATACCTCTACCGCGCGATTCAATGGGGTGTAGAATACATCGACGTAGAACTTTGGCTTCCAGAAGAGATCCGCAAGAAGCTCCATGAGCAGCGGGGAAACTCGCGCATCATGTCGGCGTTCCACGACTTTTCAGGCAATTTCAGATGGCCGTCGGCGTATGCTCAGGAGGTATTCCAAAGATCTATACCCTACGCGGATATCATCAAAATGATTGCTATAATCAACGAACACAACGAGAACTTTGAGCTAGAGTATTTCCGTTCCAAGATGCGTGCCGAGTACCCCAATGCGCCACCATTCTCCGCCGTCAACATGGGCGAAGTCGGCCAGTTCTCAAGGACTCTGAACCCTGTCTTCACACCTATTACCCACccacttcttcctctcatcgCTGCTCCCGGGCAATTGAGCGCTGCCGAGATCAATGCTGCTTTATCACTTCTGGGTCAGCTTCCAAGAAAGCGCATCTATGGCATCAACAGCTCGTCGTCTCGAAACGCCACGCCGCAGGCTCCCTTCTATGAAAAGTGTATAAACGAACTGGGTCTTCCGCATCAATTTGCAGTTGTGGAGAGACATCCAAACAACCCAAGGAGTTTAGAGACATGGTGCAATCAGAAACATTTCGGAGGCGCCTATCTCAACCCGGGTCTACCACATAATGCATTGACAAAGATTAGCCCATTCTTTGCTGGGTTGAACGGTGGCAATGGGCCAATCTTAACGGAGGCGGCTCGCGTTATTGGAGTTGTAGACACCATCGTGGTCCAGTCAGGTACCTCGTCCAGATCGTCATCTCCGGGCTCAATGCCATCAAGTCCACGACAACGGCAGAGTGACTCGGTTGATCTCGGCAGTCAGTCTGGTCTAGGCTCGTCGACCTCCCTTGTATTCGACAATGCTGGATGGAAGGGTATTCTCAGCACGCTTACAAGAGACCTGGCGCCATCTGCGTACTTCGGCCGCTCGGCTGTTGTcatggcatcttcttcagatgATGCAGCTCCTGTCTTCTTTGCCATGAGAGCTCTCAAGATCTCCAAGATCTATACTGTTGGCTTCCGTACACCTAGCAATCTTGCTCGAAATGCGCCTCCCATCGAACCGTTTATCAGCCTCGAAAGTCTGCAACGTGCCCGCTCGGTAGAAGACGACAGTGCGCCTTTTGTCATCGTGTCAGCTCTTGGTTCGGAAAAGAGTCATCTGGTTGGTATGTTGTTACGAGCCTTTGGAGGAGTCGGACCCAAGGGAACAACCAACACGAAGAAGGTGTTTCTTGACCTGGCAGACGGAGCTGTCAGGAAGAGTTCTGACCCAGGGCTCATCGCTGAGAGGAACGGATTTGCTGCCTATGGAGCGGACGATGTCGCAGCATTTACAACGGTCGAAAGCCTGAGGTTACTCGTGGGACAAAATGTGCCCTATAGCTTCGTTAGACTGGCAAGCGGAAGTCATCGCTACGGCGTTTGA
- a CDS encoding hypothetical protein (At least one base has a quality score < 10), protein MTTSIYDAMNVPHIPGVHPVAIPRPQVGIERLPTRRMSNEPRESMNCKSCRKRKIKCNRLRPSCEACQVFQCPCIYDAVPKKRGPKTDVLEALLKRVDGLEAKLREKGEDDVSLASSNLPGAGKGEASENGSQVTEVGESIIKRATVDARASPGDTASLSPHTPIARNLSPPPAQAEVLLDTYFARFHGKPYYIVDESSIRQRLQLNQLPRFLSFAISAVAARHTTDPSGYQAAANLSEDLAARARREINTDEPSIDGLQALLLLVSAFTATGKGKKAYMLMTSATGMAMALEIHKETDGQARMTPVEREMRRRLFWTCYLLDRFQATGSKRPSLISDNTIMLRLPSWSPNSSSLPVEGEFFQTGSNLQYFQGSDKKPQGSMGMLIDITRVLGNTNRYLAAGGVKGDSHFPWHTLSTISKIRQDLDVWASGTEDVFSNLGTLFGQADSTILLLSKVIYHLIHCLIYRPFLPIDLAELAETGQHQSWQIEATNMCFLHANAIMELIQLGKQSGIVDWPAFIGYCVCTAGTVHVHGAHYSQQGNQGEFNVFSSAAEFLSREMQFLSELRYAWATIQHQRETLQDISHAHGELVKALSRSSMRYTPGFHSEDFFDRYSNIGGPGGPSFSFDAANLRLADVAVDMGAGPTAEDTLRNNDGLQRPSLKRKNTAPPGPINRRRPDVKVISSLAPSASGLPTPGTARRSFSYTSGGMPHSSPGLLATPTSIPTHHENQEMYTMHDHMGGDASANNAAVAAAAAAGFTMSPTSHAVSSHNMHPMGGAPFSPPYSYGSGSSITNAGPGMINEANGGYDAMFGTVPTNAFGSPAAWHGDDSHTKMHLNQIRPAATSPGARSNNGSTGNRPRRGERTHSWLFLSKLAEK, encoded by the exons ATGACTACTTCCATATACGACGCCATGAACGTTCCTCACATACCCGGAGTCCACCCCGTGGCCATTCCCCGACCTCAAGTTGGCATTGAGCGCCTTCCAACTCGTCGCATGAGCAATGAGCCACGCGAATCAATGAACTGCAAGTCGTGCCGAAAGCGAAAG ATTAAATGCAACCGACTCCGACCTTCCTGCGAGGCTTGCCAGGTGTTCCAATGCCCTTGCATTTATG ACGCGGTCCCCAAAAAGCGTGGACCAAAGACAGACGTATTGGAAGCACTTTTGAAAAGAGTTGACGGGCTCGAGGCGAAGTTGAGAGAAAAGGGCGAAGACGATGTGTCGCTTGCAAGCTCAAATTTGCCAGGAGCTGGAAAGGGAGAAGCTTCTGAGAATGGTTCTCAAGTCACTGAAGTTGGCGAGTCGATAATCAAACGTGCCACAGTCGATGCTCGTGCATCTCCTGGCGATACGGCATCACTTTCTCCGCATACTCCAATAGCTCG TAATCTGTCCCCCCCTCCAGCCCAAGCTGAGGTCTTGCTCGATACATATTTCGCCAGGTTTCATGGGAAACCATACTATATCGTCGATGAATCCTCTATTCGACAAAGACTTCAACTCAACCAGCTCCCTCGATTCCTCTCCTTTGCCATTTCAGCCGTAGCAGCGAG ACACACCACCGACCCTAGTGGGTATCAAGCGGCTGCCAACCTTAGTGAAGACCTTGCAGCACGGGCTAGACGAGAGATCAACACCGACGAGCCATCCATAGATGGATTGCAGGCGCTTCTGTTGTTGGTCAGTGCCTTCACTGCGACaggaaaaggaaagaaggCGTACATGCTTATGA CAAGTGCCACTGGTATGGCCATGGCGCTAGAGATACATAAGGAAACTGACGGGCAGGCTCGAATGACTCCAGTTGAACGCGAGATGCGACGCCGACTCTTTTGGACTTGTTACTTGCTTGACCGGTTTCAAGCAACCGGCTCGAAGCGACCCAGCCTAATTAGCGACAACACTATTATGCTGCggcttccttcttggtcGCCCAACTCATCCTCGCTACCCGTCGAAGGCGAGTTCTTCCAAACAGGCTCGAACCTCCAGTACTTCCAGGGCAGTGACAAGAAGCCCCAGGGAAGCATGGGCATGCTCATCGACATCACACGTGTTCTTGGAAACACAAATCGATATCTTGCCGCTGGTGGCGTCAAAGGCGACTCTCACTTTCCATGGCACACACTCTCCACAATATCCAAGATCCGTCAAGACCTAGATGTTTGGGCTTCTGGAACTGAAGACGTCTTTTCCAACCTTGGCACGCTTTTTGGACAGGCCGACTCGACTATCCTCCTGCTCAGCAAAGTTATCTACCACCTGATCCACTGTCTCATTTACCGACCGTTTCTCCCTATCGACCTTGCAGAACTTGCAGAGACAGGACAGCACCAATCCTGGCAGATTGAAGCCACTAACATGTGCTTCCTTCACGCCAACGCGATCATGGAGCTGATCCAACTTGGAAAGCAATCAGGAATTGTTGACTGGCCGGCATTTATTGGATATTGTGTCTGCACAGCAGGAACAGTTCACGTTCACGGAGCCCACTACAGTCAGCAAGGGAACCAAGGCGAGTTCAATGTCTTCAGCTCGGCAGCAGAGTTTCTGTCAAGAGAGATGCAGTTCCTGAGTGAGCTGCGGTATGCCTGGGCTACAATACAACACCAACGCGAGACACTTCAAGACATTAGCCACGCACATGGCGAGTTGGTGAAGGCTTTATCTCGCAGCTCAATGCGCTATACACCTGGGTTCCACAGCGAGGATTTCTTCGATCGGTATTCCAACATTGGAGGACCGGGTGGCCCGTCTTTCAGTTTCGATGCAGCCAATCTTCGCCTTGCAGATGTTGCAGTTGACATGGGTGCTGGACCAACAGCTGAGGACACCCTCCGAAACAACGATGGACTACAGCGACCGAGTCTCAAGCGCAAGAATACGGCTCCACCAGGACCTATCAACCGGAGACGACCTGACGTGAAGGTTATTTCGAGCCTCGCACCCTCTGCGTCGGGACTACCTACTCCAGGCACTGCTCGACGATCATTCTCGTATACGTCGGGAGGGATGCCGCATTCATCGCCTGGCCTCCTTGCAACACCAACCTCAATCCCGACCCATCACGAAAACCAGGAGATGTACACTATGCATGACCACATGGGTGGTGATGCATCCGCAAACAATGCTGCAGTCGcggcggcagcggcagcaggTTTCACCATGTCACCCACGTCGCATGCCGTTTCATCTCATAACATGCACCCAATGGGTGGCGCACCTTTCAGCCCACCTTACAGCTATGGCTCAGGGTCAAGCATTACAAATGCTGGACCAGGTATGATCAATGAAGCGAACGGAGGCTATGATGCTATGTTCGGAACAGTGCCCACCAACGCCTTTGGCAGCCCAGCGGCGTGGCACGGCGATGACAGCCATACCAAGATGCACCTCAATCAGATTCGACCGGCAGCGACGAGCCCTGGAGCGCGAAGCAACAATGGCAGTACTGGGAACAGGCCCAGGAGAGGAGAAAGGACCCATTCCTggctcttcttgagcaaACTGGCCGAGAAATGA